TCCGTGAACGACACGCGCACGGGCATCTGGCTCGCCATCCTGTCGTACTTGGTGGACGAGTCCGTGTAGGCGCGACGCTGCGCCGCGCTGGACGCGCGCTCCGCCATGCCGGCGTAGGAGTAGGCGTGGAACACCCAGTTCTCCGGGTTGTTCGGGTCGATGGTCGTCAGCCGCGTGGTGATCGGCAGCAGTCCCGCATAATCGTTCAGCTTGATCAGCGTCAGCGACAGATTGCGCAAGGCGTCCCGGTGATTCGGGTTGGAGGTGAGGACGGCGTTGTACAGCGCGGCCGCCTGTATCGACGTTCCGAAGCGCGTCGCGAGAATCCCGGCCGTGAGCAACGAGCGCTCGCCGTAGCCGGCGGGATTGGACGACACTCCCCCGTACACGGCGCGGATGGACGCCGTATCGTTCACGGCCTCGAACGCCTCGCCGATCTTCTGCAGCGCGTCGGCCCTCTGCAGGTCCGACTCGGCGAGCGCGGCGTACTGCTTGAAATGCTCCGCCGCTTCACGCGCGCGGACCGGGCGCTCGGCAACCGGCGCGTCGGCGATGGACGCCGACGCCAGCTCGCCGAGCTCGTAATGCGAGCTCCGCACCACGTCGACGTACTGCGTGTCGTTCTGCGCTATCTCCAGCGCTCTTGCCAGGTGGCTGCGCGCCTCCGTGTACAGCCTCGTCTTGTCCGCGGCCGCGGCCGCGCCGTCGGCGAGACGCTGTCGCGCGATCCCGCCCAGCACGACGTACGCGTACGGCGCGTTCCGGTCGAGAATCAACGCGCGGCGCGCGAGCGTCTCGGCGGTGTCCAGCCGGCCCTCGCTGAGCGCGGCCAAGGCCTTGTTCATCGTTCCGACCCAGGGCGGACCCTGGCGCCAGGCCGAAACCTGGCTGGCGCACTGCGGCGCAAGCGTCTCGACCAGCGTGAAGATCGAGTCGGCCAGCACGTACAGATCAGCCGACTGCTCCCGATCGGTCGCGAATCCGAAGTCGGCCCGCGTCCCGTTGACGGGCGCCGAGGATTCGGTGAGCAGAAGCGCCAGGGCCTGGCCAAGAGTGAAAGCCTGTCCGGCGGGATTCTTGTCGCGATCGCGCGCCGTGGGATCGGTCAGCAGCCGAACGGCGGTCCGCGCATCGGTGGCGGGATCCCCGTTGCTGTTCAGCGTCGCGATCCCCTTCTGCACGGCGAAGAAGGCACGCCCGACGAATTGCGGGGCGTTCTGGTCTATGTTGCACGCGTCGTCCTGCGCCCGCGCGGGTGTCGCGACTACGGCGGAGGCGCACGCCAGACCAGCCAGGAACTTCACACAGGGATTCATCCACCTACTCCGAGAGGAAGACAAGAGTTACCGTCCTGGCAGTCGGCGAGAAGCGCTCCGCCGGACGGGGGCAATCCTCGTAATATACCATTCCCCTGCCACTGTTCCCCGCGCCAGCCCCATGAACAAGCCGCGACCGTACACACCCGCCCTGCATCGATCCGCCCTGCGACATTTGCGGCGCTCCGACCCCGTTCTGGCGCAGGTTCTCGCGCGCCACGGTCCGCACCGCTTCGAGCTGCGGACCGGCGGGTCGCACTTCGACGCGATCGCGCGGGCCATCGTATCGCAGCAGCTCTCCGTTAAGGCGGCGTCGACCATCCATGGACGGTTCAGGGCCCTGTACGCCGCCGCCGGCGGGATGCCGGAGGTCGTCGCGCGCATCCTCGAGAGCCGGCTGCGGGAAGCCGGGCTCTCGCGGCAGAAGATCGCCTACATCAGGGACCTCGCGCGGCGGGTGGCGGCCGGCGAGCTGGAGCTGGACCGGATCGACGAGATGCCGGACGACGAGCTGATGGCGCGGCTCACGGCCGTGAAGGGTGTGGGCACGTGGACCGCGCAGATGTTCTTGATGTTCCGCCTCGGCAGGCCGGACGTGCTGCCCGTGCTCGATCTCGGCATCCAGAAAGCGATTCAGCGGGCGTATGGGCTGCGGAAGCGGCCCAGCGTTCGACAGATGGAGAGAATCGGGAACGCATGGGCGCCGTACAGGACCATCGCGTGCTGGTATCTGTGGCGCAGCCTCGATCAGCCGCCGGTCGAGCCGCGCGCCGTGGGCCGAAAGTCAAAAAGCGGCCGCCCACAATAGGTAGATTGAAACCATGCCCATGGTTTCCTTCGATTCATTGGGCGACGACTCCCGCGTGTGGGTCTTCGCCGCCGATCCCGCGCTGGACGAAGATCGCGCCCGGCAGCTTCTCACCCTGGTCGACGACTTTCTGCGGGAGTGGACGGCGCACGACGAGCCATTGACCTGCGGCCGGGATTGGCGCGACGGACGGTTTCTCGTAATCGGCGTGGACCAGAACGCCACCGCATACGCATCCGGCTGCTCGATCGACGGTCTGTACCGGAAGCTGGCCGAGTTCGAGAAGCAGACCGGCGCATCGCTCCTGTCGCGGGATCGGGTGTTCTACCGTGACCCCGCCGGACGGGTGCAGAGCGTCTCGCGGGACGAGTTCGCCGAGCTTTCCGCCAGCGGCGCGATCGGCCCGGAGACCACCGTGTTCGACACGAGCATCAGCTCGCTCGGCGAGTGGCGCCAGCGGTTCGAGCTGCCCGCGTCCGCCTCCTGGCACAGGGCGCTGCTGACGGTGTGAGTGCGGGCTAGGGCGCTTTGTTCCCGTCGAGCGCCTGCTGCCTGTCGAACTCCTGCTGCGCTTTCTCCGCGGCGAGAAACCCGATCTTGCTGTGCGTCCCGTCGCAGAACGGCTTGGTGGCCGACGCGCCGCAGCGGCACAGCGAGATCCGCTTCCCCGGCGTGGTCGGCACGCGCTCCCCGAGGTGATTCACCAGGTTGATCTCACCTTCGATCACATATGGGCCAGTCTGCTTGATCGTGATGGTCACATCGGGCATCTGATCCTCCGCGCGGATGTCAAACTCTCAGGGTGTCGGGCCGCCAATTCTTGATGGCGCGCTTGATGTCGTCCTTTTTTTCGAGCTCTCCCGCCAGGCACCGCTGCGCAAGCTCGGGCGCTTCGGCGTCGGAAGCGAACCGCAGGGCGACGAGCTGGCCCGGTCTCAGCTCCGGGATCCGTGGGCGGAGATCTTCAGGGAGGATCCGCGCGAGCCGCAGTCTCTCTTCGAGACCGATGATGCGCGTCTGCACGACGAGGGCCATTGCGCGCGCCGACCACGCGAGACCGACCAGCGCGGCGGCCACGACGACCAGCCACGCTGAACCCCAGGAGGGGTTTCTCACCGCGGCGACGATGCCGACGACAAGATTGGCAAAGAGGATCGGGAATACGAAAAGATGATAGAGCGGATACACCCGCTTGTGATTGGCGTACGTCTGCTGCTGGCCGGCCATGTGTCGCTCTCGGATGGTGGACGAAGGAATGTAGCCCTTCATTAGCTTACTGTTGTCGTAGTCAGTCAACTGTCAGAACCGGAGCGGGCGATGCCGACGAGAAAAGCGAGCGCGGTGTGGGAAGGCGATCTCAAGAGCGGCAAAGGCACCTTCAGCGGCGAGGGCGGAGCGATCGGCGGCTCGTATTCGTTCTCCCGGTTCGCCGACCAGAGCGAGGGTACGAACCCGGAGGAACTGCTGGCGGCGGCCGAGGCCGCGTGCTTCAGCATGGCGCTGAGCGGCGGGCTCGGAAAGAACGG
This sequence is a window from Gemmatimonadaceae bacterium. Protein-coding genes within it:
- a CDS encoding DNA-3-methyladenine glycosylase, with protein sequence MNKPRPYTPALHRSALRHLRRSDPVLAQVLARHGPHRFELRTGGSHFDAIARAIVSQQLSVKAASTIHGRFRALYAAAGGMPEVVARILESRLREAGLSRQKIAYIRDLARRVAAGELELDRIDEMPDDELMARLTAVKGVGTWTAQMFLMFRLGRPDVLPVLDLGIQKAIQRAYGLRKRPSVRQMERIGNAWAPYRTIACWYLWRSLDQPPVEPRAVGRKSKSGRPQ
- a CDS encoding CDGSH iron-sulfur domain-containing protein, giving the protein MPDVTITIKQTGPYVIEGEINLVNHLGERVPTTPGKRISLCRCGASATKPFCDGTHSKIGFLAAEKAQQEFDRQQALDGNKAP
- a CDS encoding DUF6526 family protein translates to MKGYIPSSTIRERHMAGQQQTYANHKRVYPLYHLFVFPILFANLVVGIVAAVRNPSWGSAWLVVVAAALVGLAWSARAMALVVQTRIIGLEERLRLARILPEDLRPRIPELRPGQLVALRFASDAEAPELAQRCLAGELEKKDDIKRAIKNWRPDTLRV